A section of the Mesorhizobium loti genome encodes:
- a CDS encoding iron-containing alcohol dehydrogenase: protein MSLFAALRLPREILFGKGQRHALPTVASRFGRRALVCTDERFAGTAVFAEVVKSLQDASIEVLVHDRVLPDVPRETVSICVDEATGFRPEMVIGIGGGSCLDFAKCTTLLLSHGGKLQDYYGEFKVPGPTLPVIAVPTTAGTGSEVTPVAVISDPDRTLKVGISSPYLIAAVALCDPDLTMTCPPGLTAIAGADALTHAIEAFTAMRRGEDPDLPQKHVFIGKTALTDHFALLAIKLLGRGLQKACTDGTDADARADVMMGALAAGCAFGTAGTAAAHAVQYPAGALTHTAHGLGVATMMPYVMTYNRRVAAAEMAEIGRALGLSANGRSEDEQAGAAIEEIRRLFAAIGITSTLADLGLPADKLDWTAEQALGIDRLIKNNPRPFDFAAMRRLVQAAHDGDLAACAN from the coding sequence ATGAGCCTCTTCGCCGCCCTCCGGCTTCCGCGTGAAATCCTTTTCGGCAAAGGCCAGCGTCATGCGCTGCCGACAGTCGCCAGCAGGTTCGGGCGCCGCGCGCTGGTCTGTACCGACGAGCGCTTCGCCGGCACCGCGGTGTTCGCGGAGGTCGTCAAATCGCTCCAGGACGCCTCAATAGAGGTGCTGGTGCATGACCGCGTCCTTCCCGACGTACCGCGTGAAACAGTCAGCATCTGCGTCGACGAGGCGACGGGGTTCCGGCCCGAGATGGTGATCGGCATTGGCGGCGGCAGCTGCCTCGACTTTGCCAAATGCACCACCTTGCTGCTCAGCCACGGCGGCAAACTCCAGGACTACTATGGGGAGTTCAAGGTGCCCGGTCCCACGCTGCCAGTGATCGCCGTGCCCACCACGGCGGGCACTGGCTCCGAAGTGACGCCGGTCGCGGTGATCTCCGATCCCGACCGGACACTCAAGGTCGGCATATCGAGCCCGTATCTGATCGCCGCGGTTGCCTTGTGCGATCCCGACCTCACGATGACCTGTCCGCCCGGGCTGACCGCGATCGCCGGCGCCGACGCATTGACTCACGCAATCGAGGCTTTCACCGCCATGCGGCGCGGCGAGGACCCGGACCTGCCGCAAAAGCACGTGTTCATCGGCAAGACGGCGCTGACCGATCATTTCGCGCTGCTGGCCATAAAGCTGCTGGGTCGCGGCCTGCAGAAAGCCTGCACGGACGGCACCGATGCCGATGCGCGTGCCGATGTGATGATGGGCGCGTTGGCGGCAGGGTGTGCATTCGGCACCGCCGGAACGGCGGCGGCTCATGCCGTGCAATATCCCGCCGGGGCGCTGACGCACACCGCGCACGGCTTGGGCGTGGCAACCATGATGCCCTACGTCATGACCTATAACAGGCGTGTGGCCGCCGCTGAAATGGCCGAGATCGGCCGCGCGCTCGGGCTCTCCGCAAATGGGCGCAGTGAAGACGAGCAGGCCGGCGCTGCCATAGAGGAGATCAGGCGGCTGTTCGCGGCGATCGGCATCACCTCGACGCTGGCGGATCTTGGCCTACCCGCCGATAAACTGGACTGGACCGCCGAGCAGGCGCTCGGCATCGACCGCCTCATCAAGAACAATCCGCGCCCATTCGATTTCGCCGCCATGCGACGCCTGGTTCAGGCAGCCCACGACGGCGACCTCGCGGCCTGCGCCAATTGA
- a CDS encoding NAD-dependent succinate-semialdehyde dehydrogenase translates to MNLAQQIDQDGYDVRRFSHGLYIDGTWRPSSDGQLIDVVDPSSGAVIAAVPDATLDDAATAVEAAAKAAKGWRETAPRKRSEILRRCFELMVERSETLAMLISLENGKALRDARGEVAYAAEFFRWNAEEAVRITGEFGTAPSGTNRIVVDYEPIGICVLITPWNFPAAMATRKIAPALAAGCTVILKPASETPLTAYALAALYSEAGVPAGVINVLTTTSPGPLTSAMLADPRVRKLSFTGSTGVGRTLLGEAAKHVISCSMELGGNAPFVVFDDADLDAALDGAMIAKMRNAGEACTAANRIYVQSGIHERFADGLSKRMAALKVGAGTNADTECGPMITKKAVDKIDRLVKDAVDRGAKVLCGGSILDREGFFYPPTVLSQVSPEADMAHEEIFGPVAPITMFETEAQAIAYANDTEYGLAAYIYTRDVGRGMRVASGIEAGMIGLNRGLMSDPAAPFGGVKQSGLGREGGQHHGIAEFMEAKYIAVTF, encoded by the coding sequence ATGAACCTTGCCCAGCAAATCGACCAGGATGGCTATGACGTGCGCCGGTTTTCGCACGGGCTCTACATCGACGGCACGTGGCGCCCCTCTTCCGATGGCCAGCTCATCGATGTGGTCGATCCGTCCTCGGGAGCCGTGATCGCGGCGGTTCCCGATGCGACGCTCGACGATGCCGCAACCGCCGTCGAGGCCGCGGCCAAGGCCGCCAAGGGATGGCGAGAGACAGCGCCGCGCAAGCGCTCGGAAATCCTTCGGCGCTGTTTCGAACTCATGGTCGAGCGTTCTGAAACGCTCGCCATGCTGATCTCGCTGGAGAACGGCAAGGCGTTGCGGGACGCGCGTGGCGAGGTGGCATATGCGGCCGAGTTTTTTCGGTGGAACGCCGAAGAGGCCGTCCGGATCACCGGTGAATTCGGTACCGCACCATCCGGCACCAACCGGATCGTAGTCGACTATGAGCCGATCGGGATCTGCGTGCTGATCACGCCCTGGAACTTTCCCGCGGCGATGGCCACCCGCAAGATTGCGCCGGCACTGGCGGCAGGTTGTACGGTCATCCTGAAACCCGCCAGCGAAACGCCACTGACGGCATACGCTTTGGCCGCGCTCTATAGTGAGGCCGGCGTGCCGGCCGGCGTCATCAACGTCCTCACCACGACCAGTCCTGGTCCGCTGACATCGGCCATGCTGGCCGATCCGCGTGTCAGGAAGCTCTCCTTCACCGGCTCAACCGGGGTCGGCCGGACCTTGCTCGGCGAGGCGGCCAAGCATGTTATCTCCTGTTCGATGGAGCTCGGCGGCAATGCGCCTTTCGTCGTGTTCGACGATGCTGATCTTGACGCGGCGCTCGACGGTGCAATGATCGCCAAGATGCGCAATGCCGGCGAGGCATGCACCGCCGCCAACCGCATCTATGTCCAGTCAGGCATCCACGAACGGTTCGCTGACGGGCTTTCCAAACGCATGGCGGCGCTCAAAGTGGGAGCGGGCACCAATGCCGATACCGAGTGCGGCCCGATGATCACAAAAAAGGCCGTGGACAAGATCGACCGTCTCGTCAAGGACGCGGTGGATCGGGGAGCCAAGGTGCTTTGCGGCGGTTCTATTTTGGACCGCGAAGGCTTTTTCTATCCGCCTACCGTGCTGTCGCAGGTATCGCCCGAAGCCGACATGGCGCATGAGGAGATCTTCGGGCCGGTCGCGCCCATCACCATGTTCGAAACCGAGGCGCAGGCCATCGCATATGCCAATGACACGGAATATGGCCTTGCCGCCTATATCTATACGCGCGATGTGGGACGTGGAATGCGTGTGGCGTCGGGTATCGAGGCGGGGATGATAGGGCTCAACCGCGGGCTGATGTCCGATCCAGCGGCGCCCTTCGGCGGCGTCAAGCAAAGCGGCCTTGGCCGCGAAGGCGGTCAGCATCACGGCATCGCTGAGTTCATGGAGGCGAAATACATCGCCGTCACCTTCTGA
- a CDS encoding alpha/beta hydrolase, producing MQKDPFRTRDHVADFDDIVADIVARSAATRATLAMAGDLAYGEHPAEKLDLFFPPGRGGNLPVHIFIHGGYWRMFSKADYSYVADTVTRAGAIAVIVDYALMPEVRMAAIVDQVRRAKQWVLDNIASHGGDPGRISLSGHSAGAHLATFLFEKTPAPAHIHAALLLGGLYDLKPLQTSFLEPMIGITDEEAAAFTPMTRQHDPDTAVTIVVGAQETPPFHKQAADFATRLRALGLGVRNLSLEDRNHMNSVRDLGISRTQAGDCLLEIIEATRD from the coding sequence ATGCAGAAAGACCCCTTCCGCACCCGCGACCACGTTGCCGATTTTGATGACATCGTGGCCGATATCGTGGCGCGCAGCGCCGCGACCCGGGCGACGCTGGCCATGGCGGGCGATCTCGCCTATGGCGAACACCCCGCCGAGAAGCTCGACCTGTTCTTTCCGCCGGGCCGGGGCGGCAATCTTCCGGTTCATATCTTCATCCATGGCGGCTACTGGCGCATGTTCTCCAAGGCCGACTATTCCTATGTCGCGGATACCGTGACCAGGGCTGGCGCGATCGCGGTGATCGTCGACTATGCGCTGATGCCCGAGGTGAGGATGGCGGCGATCGTGGATCAGGTCCGGCGCGCCAAGCAATGGGTGCTGGACAACATCGCCAGCCATGGCGGCGACCCCGGCCGGATAAGCCTCAGCGGCCATTCCGCCGGGGCGCATCTGGCGACATTCCTGTTTGAAAAGACGCCTGCGCCGGCACACATCCATGCGGCGCTGCTGCTGGGTGGCCTCTACGACCTGAAGCCCCTGCAGACGTCTTTCCTCGAGCCAATGATCGGCATCACCGACGAGGAGGCCGCGGCCTTCACGCCGATGACGCGGCAACACGATCCTGATACCGCGGTGACGATCGTGGTAGGTGCGCAAGAAACGCCGCCATTCCACAAGCAGGCGGCTGATTTCGCAACGCGATTGCGCGCGCTCGGGCTCGGTGTCCGCAACCTGTCCCTGGAAGATCGGAACCATATGAACAGCGTACGGGATCTGGGCATCAGCCGCACGCAAGCTGGCGATTGCCTGTTAGAAATTATCGAAGCGACGCGCGACTAG
- a CDS encoding NAD-dependent succinate-semialdehyde dehydrogenase, whose translation MAVSATLLSRIKDKDLVREAGLIGNEWLGRSQSGQTFDVTNPSTNEVLATLPDFTRVEIAKAIDAAHVAQKAWAARTGKERAAVLRRWYDLTIANLDDLATILTAEMGKPFAESKGEILYGASYIEWFGEEAKRVYGDTIPGHARDKRIVVIKQPVGVVGAVTPWNFPSAMVARKIAPALAVGCSMVFKPAALTPLSALALAVLAERAGVPAGLLSVVPITKSSDFGDEVCENEKVRKLTFTGSTEVGRTLMAQASAQVMKLSMELGGNAPFIVFDDADIDAAVEGAVVSKYRNAGQTCVCANRLYVQTGIYEEFAEKLALRVKAFKVGDGFAEGTEIGPLVDDRAVAKVRRHIENAVAHGANIVAGGPNHPLGGNFIWPTVLTDVTGKMAVAREETFGPLAPLFRFDTVEDVIAMANDTEFGLAAYFYAKDMSRVWAVAEALEYGMVGINTGLISTEVAPFGGIKQSGFGREGSKYGLDDFTELKYLCFGGIA comes from the coding sequence ATGGCCGTATCAGCGACACTCCTAAGCAGGATCAAGGATAAGGACCTGGTCCGCGAAGCGGGATTGATCGGCAACGAATGGCTCGGTCGATCGCAGTCCGGCCAAACCTTCGACGTTACCAACCCGTCGACGAACGAGGTGCTGGCAACATTGCCGGATTTCACGCGAGTGGAAATCGCGAAAGCCATCGACGCAGCTCATGTGGCGCAGAAGGCCTGGGCTGCCCGTACGGGCAAGGAGCGCGCTGCCGTTCTGCGTCGCTGGTACGATCTCACAATCGCGAATCTGGATGATCTGGCCACCATTTTGACCGCCGAGATGGGCAAGCCGTTCGCAGAGTCGAAAGGCGAAATCCTTTACGGCGCGTCCTACATCGAATGGTTCGGCGAGGAGGCCAAGCGCGTCTATGGTGACACCATCCCTGGGCATGCTCGTGACAAGCGGATCGTCGTAATCAAGCAGCCCGTAGGCGTCGTCGGGGCCGTGACGCCTTGGAATTTTCCCTCGGCGATGGTGGCGCGCAAGATCGCTCCGGCCTTGGCGGTCGGTTGTTCGATGGTCTTCAAACCGGCAGCCCTGACCCCTTTGTCTGCCTTGGCACTGGCCGTGCTCGCGGAAAGGGCAGGGGTTCCCGCCGGTTTGCTGAGCGTAGTCCCGATCACCAAGAGTTCGGACTTCGGTGATGAGGTCTGCGAAAACGAAAAGGTACGCAAACTCACCTTTACCGGATCCACTGAAGTCGGCCGCACACTTATGGCGCAAGCATCCGCCCAGGTGATGAAGCTCAGCATGGAGCTGGGGGGCAACGCACCGTTTATCGTGTTCGACGATGCCGACATCGACGCTGCTGTCGAGGGAGCCGTGGTCTCAAAGTATCGAAATGCCGGACAGACCTGCGTTTGCGCCAACCGCCTATACGTGCAGACCGGCATTTATGAGGAGTTTGCGGAAAAACTTGCCCTTCGTGTGAAAGCCTTCAAGGTGGGCGACGGCTTCGCGGAAGGCACCGAGATCGGTCCCTTGGTCGACGATCGCGCCGTCGCCAAGGTCAGGCGCCACATCGAGAACGCCGTCGCTCATGGCGCCAACATCGTGGCTGGCGGCCCGAACCACCCCTTGGGCGGCAATTTCATCTGGCCGACCGTCCTGACCGACGTGACAGGCAAAATGGCGGTAGCCCGTGAAGAAACGTTTGGTCCCCTGGCACCCCTGTTCCGTTTCGATACGGTGGAGGATGTCATTGCCATGGCGAATGACACCGAGTTTGGGCTGGCGGCCTATTTCTACGCCAAGGATATGTCGCGCGTCTGGGCTGTGGCCGAAGCCCTTGAGTACGGCATGGTCGGCATCAACACTGGCCTGATTTCGACGGAAGTGGCGCCGTTCGGCGGCATCAAGCAATCAGGCTTTGGGCGGGAAGGCTCGAAATACGGCCTCGATGACTTCACGGAACTCAAATATCTCTGCTTCGGCGGTATCGCCTAA
- a CDS encoding LysR family transcriptional regulator: MEGIDLRRLRYFIAVCEHGGFSRASQSIGVAQPSLTRQIKLLEKEVGVSLINRSGRGAEPTAEGRFLLGRSRLHIDGLDDAVREMRRRSNELKGEISLGICPTIASLFLEDIRSFVGVQCQGVTLNVVEAYSGDLASLMRGGRLDAALTYRPTSPERLDIIDLFSERLVLVTSYAGVKLQPPRQLSDIGRLKLILPSEIHELRRIIDRVYQARGIALKPELELDSLGAVKTVIADKATQYATILPHSSVARELSQHALSASAIADRDMTRTIALVRPQESAAQHVVLPILIDEIRRLAQRLKKSQGSADTVSLGQG, encoded by the coding sequence ATGGAGGGCATCGATCTCAGGCGCCTGCGCTATTTCATTGCGGTGTGCGAGCACGGGGGCTTTTCTCGGGCGTCCCAATCCATCGGCGTAGCGCAGCCTTCGCTGACGCGGCAGATCAAACTGCTTGAGAAGGAGGTCGGCGTTTCCCTGATCAACCGCAGCGGACGGGGAGCCGAGCCCACGGCAGAAGGCCGGTTCCTGCTGGGTCGATCCCGCCTTCACATAGATGGCCTGGATGACGCCGTTCGCGAGATGCGTCGGCGTTCCAATGAACTGAAAGGCGAGATATCGCTGGGTATCTGCCCAACTATCGCTTCGCTGTTCCTTGAGGACATCCGCAGTTTCGTCGGAGTTCAATGTCAGGGCGTGACACTGAACGTGGTCGAGGCCTACAGCGGCGACCTCGCCAGCCTCATGCGCGGCGGACGTCTCGACGCCGCGCTTACCTATCGGCCTACTTCGCCGGAAAGGCTCGACATCATCGATCTGTTCTCAGAGCGCCTTGTACTTGTAACGTCCTATGCCGGTGTGAAGCTCCAACCGCCGCGCCAGCTCAGCGACATCGGCCGTCTGAAGCTGATCCTCCCCAGCGAAATCCATGAGTTGCGGCGAATTATCGATCGGGTCTACCAGGCAAGGGGCATTGCCCTCAAGCCAGAGCTGGAACTCGATTCCCTTGGCGCGGTCAAAACCGTGATCGCGGATAAGGCCACGCAATATGCAACCATTCTGCCTCACTCAAGCGTGGCCCGTGAACTCTCTCAACACGCATTGAGTGCCTCCGCCATCGCCGACAGGGACATGACGCGAACCATCGCCCTGGTGCGGCCGCAGGAAAGCGCGGCCCAGCATGTCGTCCTCCCCATCCTGATTGACGAAATCCGCCGGTTGGCGCAGCGACTGAAGAAATCCCAGGGTAGCGCAGACACGGTGTCGTTGGGACAGGGCTAG
- a CDS encoding flotillin family protein produces the protein MNGSDVIAVVILITIIIAIGVYLLHWLYRHSSKDQSFVRTGLGGERVVMGGGALIIPIVHDITRVNMNAIPVEIRRLGEQSLITRNKMRIDIIAEFFVRVVPTQVGVSTAARTLGERTQNPAALKEIVQGRFVDAMSAIASTMTMDEIHTNRGRYMSEVAALAATTLGSNGLELENASLTNLNQTAISVFDPSNAFDAEGLTQLTEQIEERRQLRNRIENESRIGIKLKDFETEQRALEIERDLEYARIEQTQAIEIRKASQLAEIEAERSSSTISIQNARIRSEQEGERIRIAKDRLIDSERITTQSEVRSLEIKKQQETELTEIMSRRELEMQRIQNRREVEAERIENEQHVKESEIRSRQELSIIETTSSAEIDQARLQSQRVTETHRIETDKTIELLAVAKSKEVRISNELAEADQEKARLQKRYDVDVERLRVDEEIVQLEIEKNQKIKLAETKAFQEIQDASIEANRQIDELRIAARKFVDKYEIEQQKEVEIVDKERLIAVINKSIEEAYAKTEAAEALKKQVEQEEQVNSAREEEVAERIKRIELIQSSSRIERDAQRVVSSARAEKEATELRAQAEIAESNAAEIRYAKDAAGQRMLNESENTRSDASRRSAIYENLVSNLPSIIRETVKPMENIESIKILQVDGLPGLNSPSETAGAGNGGSGGGNMTDRVVNSAMKYRTQVAFVDGLMKDLGLPIENLGSAGGMSFRNFQGPDAPKDKDD, from the coding sequence ATGAATGGCTCAGATGTGATCGCAGTCGTTATTCTCATAACGATCATCATCGCGATTGGTGTCTATCTGCTGCACTGGCTTTACAGACATTCGTCAAAAGACCAGTCCTTCGTCCGGACCGGCCTTGGGGGCGAGCGAGTGGTCATGGGCGGTGGTGCGCTGATCATCCCGATCGTCCACGACATCACCCGCGTCAACATGAACGCGATCCCGGTGGAAATCAGGAGGCTCGGCGAGCAATCCCTGATCACCAGGAACAAGATGCGCATCGATATCATCGCCGAGTTCTTCGTGCGGGTCGTGCCGACGCAAGTCGGTGTCTCGACCGCCGCCAGGACGCTCGGCGAGCGCACCCAGAATCCGGCCGCGCTAAAGGAGATCGTTCAGGGCCGGTTCGTCGACGCGATGTCGGCCATCGCTTCCACAATGACGATGGATGAGATCCACACCAACCGCGGTCGTTACATGAGCGAGGTCGCCGCTCTGGCGGCGACAACTCTCGGCTCCAACGGTCTCGAGCTTGAAAACGCCTCGCTGACCAACCTCAACCAGACCGCCATTTCCGTATTTGACCCGTCCAACGCGTTCGATGCTGAAGGACTGACGCAGCTGACCGAGCAGATTGAAGAGCGCCGTCAGCTCCGCAACCGCATCGAAAACGAATCGCGGATCGGTATCAAGCTCAAGGATTTCGAGACGGAGCAGCGGGCTCTGGAGATCGAGCGTGACCTTGAGTACGCCCGCATCGAACAGACACAGGCAATCGAAATCCGCAAAGCCTCGCAGCTGGCGGAAATCGAGGCAGAGCGGTCCAGCTCCACGATCAGTATTCAGAACGCCAGGATTCGCAGCGAGCAAGAAGGCGAGCGGATCCGGATCGCCAAGGACCGACTGATTGATTCCGAACGGATCACTACCCAGTCGGAGGTGCGGTCGCTGGAGATCAAGAAACAGCAAGAGACTGAATTGACGGAGATCATGTCGCGCCGCGAGCTCGAGATGCAACGGATCCAGAACCGCCGGGAAGTCGAGGCCGAGAGGATCGAAAACGAGCAGCATGTGAAGGAATCGGAAATCCGGTCGCGACAGGAGTTGTCGATTATCGAGACGACGTCATCGGCCGAGATCGACCAGGCCAGACTGCAGAGCCAACGGGTCACCGAGACACACCGTATCGAAACCGACAAAACCATTGAATTGCTGGCTGTGGCGAAGTCAAAAGAGGTTCGCATCAGCAATGAGCTTGCCGAAGCAGACCAGGAAAAGGCGCGCCTGCAGAAGCGTTACGATGTCGACGTCGAACGCTTGAGGGTTGACGAGGAAATCGTGCAACTCGAGATCGAGAAAAACCAGAAAATCAAGCTTGCCGAGACCAAGGCATTCCAAGAAATCCAGGACGCGTCGATCGAGGCCAACCGGCAGATTGATGAACTGCGCATCGCGGCGCGGAAGTTTGTCGATAAGTATGAGATCGAACAGCAGAAGGAGGTTGAAATCGTCGACAAGGAACGGCTCATCGCGGTGATCAACAAGTCGATCGAGGAAGCCTACGCGAAGACGGAAGCTGCGGAAGCCCTGAAAAAGCAGGTTGAACAGGAAGAACAGGTCAACAGCGCACGCGAAGAAGAGGTGGCCGAACGCATCAAGCGGATCGAGCTTATCCAGTCTTCGTCCAGGATCGAGCGCGACGCCCAGCGCGTGGTCTCTTCGGCAAGAGCCGAGAAGGAAGCTACGGAACTAAGGGCACAGGCGGAAATCGCAGAGTCCAACGCAGCCGAAATCCGCTACGCCAAGGACGCCGCCGGGCAGCGCATGCTCAACGAGTCGGAGAACACCCGTTCGGACGCCAGCAGGCGGAGTGCCATCTACGAGAACCTCGTCAGCAATCTGCCGAGTATTATTCGCGAGACGGTCAAGCCGATGGAAAATATCGAATCCATCAAGATCCTGCAGGTCGATGGACTGCCAGGCCTCAACAGTCCCTCGGAAACAGCTGGCGCGGGCAATGGCGGTTCGGGTGGCGGCAACATGACCGACCGCGTCGTGAACTCCGCCATGAAGTACCGTACCCAGGTGGCGTTCGTAGACGGGCTCATGAAGGACCTCGGGCTGCCGATCGAGAATCTCGGGAGCGCGGGCGGGATGTCGTTCCGCAACTTCCAGGGGCCGGACGCTCCTAAGGACAAGGACGACTGA
- a CDS encoding bacteriorhodopsin, protein MFGTLFQSSAVVSTALSVATLATFATAALAMLGLTWTSERWRVPLALSGVALLASGIEYYAASNIWLTGQQLSAASRYVAWFVVQPMQVASVFFFASIAGKVPVGVFWRTLAAAILMVLARYFGDARIFNPTLGVLLSIAFWLYILGEMYFGAMADAVSKSTRPIRLGYFWIRLILTIGWAIYPILHFVDVVIGTGHVAPIIVLYTVADLVNLIAVSMIVLAVAGEERF, encoded by the coding sequence ATGTTTGGAACACTCTTTCAGTCCAGCGCCGTTGTGAGCACCGCGCTCAGCGTTGCTACCCTTGCCACGTTTGCAACCGCTGCCTTGGCGATGCTGGGCCTGACGTGGACGTCCGAGCGGTGGCGGGTTCCGCTGGCGCTGTCAGGCGTCGCCCTTCTCGCATCGGGCATTGAATACTACGCTGCTTCGAACATTTGGCTGACGGGCCAGCAGCTCAGTGCGGCTTCGCGCTATGTCGCGTGGTTTGTGGTTCAGCCGATGCAGGTGGCATCGGTGTTCTTCTTTGCGAGCATTGCGGGAAAAGTGCCTGTAGGTGTCTTCTGGCGGACACTTGCAGCTGCAATCCTGATGGTTCTCGCACGATACTTTGGTGACGCACGGATTTTCAATCCGACCCTCGGCGTGCTGCTGTCGATCGCCTTCTGGCTCTACATTCTCGGCGAGATGTATTTCGGTGCGATGGCGGATGCCGTCAGCAAGTCGACGCGGCCAATCCGGCTCGGTTATTTCTGGATCAGGCTGATCCTGACCATCGGTTGGGCGATCTACCCGATACTGCACTTCGTGGATGTCGTCATCGGCACGGGACATGTGGCGCCGATCATCGTGCTCTACACCGTTGCTGACCTTGTCAATCTCATCGCCGTCTCAATGATCGTACTCGCCGTCGCCGGCGAGGAGCGTTTCTGA
- a CDS encoding ABC transporter permease: protein MTQTFGDGSRGGGLFVPRSRALVWLNLAVTFVVAAISFGLGFWQGISAQVVILYTVVLAAVLFWLINYIAVIFEPRPSSLDTGSAPAAAGGVWAGNRVLIITMSVMLIVYLLITATVPSFRSLGNLIAFLLLEAILVFAFKVSNRFAHGRSAFIGLIVLLALIVISSFTINGFLSAPNIKAILLFAAFLGIACVGQTLVALLGGLDLSIPFVIGSSNIGLLFLIGLGVPSWLAVVFVLLIGATLGFLNGVLSYRLQGQALILTLGMGFAIAGLVQILTSIGSSFGGNVFGTVPKWLQNLAAMNGRTFGLAVPPTILLWIVIAIIVIVGLRYSAFGRYIYALGGNRRSAKLIGVSEFKYWTVAYTISGFSAALTGCLLLGWSGGGFIGVGDQYLFTTLAAVVIGGTSLMDGYGGYGYTVIGVLVLQVLSAFLIGIGLKYEWQQFIFGLLILPMVALYGRAPDIRAQV from the coding sequence ATGACCCAGACGTTTGGCGACGGCAGCCGCGGTGGCGGCTTATTTGTTCCGCGATCGCGCGCTCTGGTGTGGCTTAACCTGGCGGTCACGTTCGTAGTTGCCGCGATCAGCTTTGGCTTGGGATTCTGGCAGGGGATCAGCGCCCAGGTTGTCATTCTCTACACGGTCGTGCTGGCCGCTGTTCTTTTCTGGCTGATCAACTACATAGCGGTCATATTTGAGCCACGGCCTTCGTCACTGGACACCGGGAGCGCGCCCGCCGCTGCCGGCGGCGTCTGGGCCGGTAACCGGGTTCTGATCATCACCATGTCGGTGATGCTGATCGTGTACCTGCTGATTACCGCTACTGTCCCGTCTTTCAGAAGCCTTGGCAACCTGATCGCCTTCCTGCTGCTGGAAGCGATCCTGGTCTTCGCGTTCAAGGTCAGCAACCGTTTCGCTCACGGCCGGAGCGCGTTTATCGGGCTGATTGTCCTGCTGGCGCTGATTGTGATCAGCTCCTTCACGATCAACGGGTTTCTCTCAGCACCCAATATCAAGGCAATTCTGCTGTTTGCCGCTTTCCTGGGAATCGCCTGCGTTGGCCAAACGCTGGTTGCGCTGCTGGGCGGCTTGGACCTGTCGATCCCATTTGTGATCGGGTCCTCGAATATCGGGCTGCTCTTCCTGATCGGGCTCGGCGTGCCATCGTGGCTGGCAGTCGTCTTTGTGCTGCTCATCGGCGCCACTCTGGGTTTTCTCAACGGCGTCCTGTCATACAGGCTGCAGGGCCAGGCTTTGATCCTGACGCTCGGCATGGGCTTTGCGATTGCAGGTCTGGTCCAGATCCTGACCAGTATCGGGTCGTCATTTGGCGGCAATGTTTTTGGGACGGTGCCCAAATGGCTCCAGAACCTCGCTGCTATGAACGGTCGTACCTTCGGTTTGGCCGTTCCGCCGACAATCCTCCTGTGGATCGTCATCGCGATCATCGTCATTGTCGGACTGCGGTATTCCGCCTTTGGCAGGTATATTTATGCTCTTGGCGGCAATCGCCGTTCCGCCAAGCTCATCGGTGTCTCTGAGTTCAAATACTGGACCGTGGCCTACACCATAAGCGGCTTCTCGGCCGCCCTGACAGGATGCCTGCTGCTGGGATGGAGCGGCGGCGGATTCATAGGGGTCGGCGACCAGTATCTTTTCACAACCCTGGCTGCGGTGGTGATCGGCGGAACCTCGCTTATGGACGGGTACGGCGGCTATGGCTACACAGTGATCGGGGTTCTCGTCCTGCAAGTCCTGAGTGCCTTCCTGATCGGCATCGGGCTCAAATACGAATGGCAACAGTTCATTTTCGGTCTTCTGATCCTGCCGATGGTCGCGCTCTACGGCCGCGCCCCAGACATCAGAGCCCAAGTTTAG